TGCTTATTTTTGGGATTATTCAGGTACTTCAGCTGATGACTTGTTCCCCCTGTTTGATAAGTATGGAAAGGTGGTTGATGTGTTCATTCCTCGCGACCGGAGGTAATGCTTAGGGGGATTTTGTTGTGCGAGTTTTTTTTGTTCTGAATTTCTGTGTGTGTGATGTTTAATATATTAGACATACACTTCAGTTGtgctataattttttttggtttgaagTGAGCCTTTGATTTAATCTAGTAAGTGTAAACATTGAGCTTCTACATTAATTTGTTTTCTGAAATGATGTTATTGACTGATGGAATTTTTTGAATCAGAACTGGAGACTCCAGGGGTTTTGCATTTGTGCGCTATAAGTATCAAGATGAGGCTGCAAAAGCAGTTGAAAAGCTGGATGGTGAGTTGAGAAGAAAATGGGAAGTAGCTTGCAGAATAGTGATGATTTCTTTGTAATATGATGAGTTGATAAGTTGTTTCTTGCAGGAGGAGTTGTTGATGGGCGAGAAATAATGGTTCAATTTGCTAAATATGGACCCAATGCCGAACGAATGTAAGTTTTCAGTATTGAAGCCAATCCTTGATGTTACATTGTTCAGATGATATAATGTGTTTTTGTAATCTCAGTATGAACACACTAAGATTCTTGTGCAAAAAAGAAAATCTGATGGATGTTTATGGTTTTGATCAGTGATAAAGGTAGAATTGAGGAACCTGTTTACAAGTCTAAAGGCAGGTCAAGAAGCCGCAGTCCACGCCCAAGGTCTCTCTGCTTTTATAACTATTGCATGTGCTCTTTCAAATTGAATCATGTCATGTGTCATTTGGGTATAAGTATTCTTCACATAAACACATATATATGCCACTTTACCACTGTTTTATTCTTTTTGATATTATTGtgcataaaattttatttcataaatgaTGAAAGATCTGTTTTGCTATCATTCTTTTATGATTTCATTTTTATGAATAGGTCTGCTTCAATTTGTTCTCTAACTAGCCAatctttattaaaaaattgattACTAGTATCTTATTTTGACTAAAGTCTAAATATTCTCCCATATGCAATTTTTCAATTAGTTAAATAAAATTTGTAGTCCTAATATTTCTTGAGTGCTACCTTATTTCCAATGTTAAGATTTTTAGTGAATAATTGAAGTGTATGTTCAGGGGTGATGACAGGGACCGAGACTACAGGAGGAGCAGTGAAACTAGAAGTAGGGGAAGAAGTGAGCGCGAGTCTTATCGTGGCAGGCATAGGGAATCTTCCTATCGAAGCAGGAGTCGGTCCAGGAGTCGAAGCCGTAGTGCAAGTCCTGGCTATCGCAGAGAACGTGGTAGAGGAAAATATGATGATGGCGATAGACGTAAACGAAGTCGGTCTTATGAAAGGTACTCTAATAAATAGCCTGTGTGACACTTCCTTTTGCTGTTTGATATTATTTCTTAGTAAGTTTTTTGTGTTATGTAAGTGCGTCTCCTGTTCGTCGGAGTCTCACTCCTCGGAGGTCTCCTTCCCCAAACAAATCACCTCTATCTAGGGATGGAAGTCCTGATGTGCGTCATGCCAAAATTGAACGATCTGCCACCCCTAAGAGTGTCTCTCCTCGCGGCCGCCGTGATTCTCGTAGCCCGTCTCCACATGATGAGACCGATGTAAGTATTCCTCCTACCCTGTATCCTGCATGTGGCAATTTattcatctcttttatttttttgtcatttttgatcatttcttctttttatttccCTCCAGGAGTAATGGATTGGCAGCATGTGGTTTCTTGATTTGACCTATCATCACATGGTGGTTGCGATCAACGCTTTCCCTAAAGATCTTGTCATCAGTTTGAATACCTATGCGTTGTACTAGACTTGTTTTGTTGTTTATGTTAGATTCTGCACCAGACATAAATGGTTCGGTACCAGTCTTTAAACTCTTTTATCATTCTTAGGTGGATTGAGCTTTCTCTGGTAGATTTCTTATTCCTAATATGAACGTGTGCCATTGAACATCTCACTCATATGACGTCTTTATTTGCCTTCTATAGTCTGTGAACGTGGGGTAGTTGCTGATTGGCAAAGATGATGCAGCAGCTACTGATGCTGTTTTTAGATGATGCCGTAGGTATCGGTGCTGCTTTTACATTGCTGTTGATTGTTATGATTTCTTgctggtgatggtgatggtgatggtgatgataTAAGGTTTGTTACAAGCTAGCTCTCTGAGCATTTCCTTATTGGTGAGGTTTCTTACCAATATAGTACTAATATCTAACATCACATATTGCGGGGATTGATTCTTTTTTGCTGATTA
This genomic interval from Salvia splendens isolate huo1 chromosome 13, SspV2, whole genome shotgun sequence contains the following:
- the LOC121761990 gene encoding serine/arginine-rich splicing factor SC35-like; the protein is MSHFGRSGPPDIRDTFSLLVLNITFRTSADDLFPLFDKYGKVVDVFIPRDRRTGDSRGFAFVRYKYQDEAAKAVEKLDGGVVDGREIMVQFAKYGPNAERIDKGRIEEPVYKSKGRSRSRSPRPRGDDRDRDYRRSSETRSRGRSERESYRGRHRESSYRSRSRSRSRSRSASPGYRRERGRGKYDDGDRRKRSRSYESASPVRRSLTPRRSPSPNKSPLSRDGSPDVRHAKIERSATPKSVSPRGRRDSRSPSPHDETDE